One genomic region from Anaerolineae bacterium encodes:
- a CDS encoding zinc ribbon domain-containing protein, producing the protein MRCRKCGAKIPRGASVCPMCGYSRAPQVEYVRCPSCQQFVSGALQLCPHCGAEVWKPGTRWGMIAFSLLAGFVLGLILYAIIPPIVAHRIRSDFQTIALQLVPPTFTPTPSPTFTPTPTPAPPPTSTPTPTSTPTLTPSPTPTQTPTPAPGVTPTPTFTPMPTPTPTIPFAYQAPEPIFPSNGEWFHGGSTIIDLKWKPPAELPPRHVYRLIIRYRQGGNLVEIPILTERPSYIVPQSLHGAADQPDRTYEWQVQVIYLTDQGNIIPLSPFSEPRTFHWD; encoded by the coding sequence ATGCGTTGTAGAAAATGCGGAGCGAAGATACCAAGGGGGGCTTCAGTATGCCCCATGTGCGGTTACTCCCGTGCCCCGCAGGTTGAATACGTCCGATGCCCTTCCTGCCAGCAGTTTGTGAGCGGCGCTCTCCAATTGTGCCCCCACTGCGGAGCTGAAGTCTGGAAGCCAGGAACCCGCTGGGGGATGATAGCCTTCAGCCTCTTAGCCGGATTTGTTTTAGGCCTTATCCTCTACGCTATCATTCCCCCCATTGTAGCCCATCGTATACGAAGCGATTTCCAGACCATTGCCCTTCAGCTTGTCCCACCAACTTTCACCCCTACCCCTTCGCCAACTTTCACCCCGACTCCCACCCCCGCCCCACCTCCAACCTCAACCCCGACGCCAACTTCAACTCCCACTTTAACCCCAAGTCCAACCCCAACTCAGACCCCCACGCCAGCACCCGGAGTGACACCAACGCCAACTTTCACCCCAATGCCCACTCCAACCCCCACAATTCCCTTCGCTTATCAAGCTCCAGAGCCTATTTTCCCATCTAATGGGGAATGGTTCCATGGCGGGAGCACCATCATAGACCTTAAATGGAAGCCTCCTGCGGAATTGCCTCCCAGGCACGTATACAGGCTCATAATACGATACCGCCAGGGTGGAAACCTTGTGGAAATTCCGATCCTCACAGAAAGGCCCAGTTACATAGTCCCTCAGAGCCTGCACGGCGCTGCTGATCAGCCAGACCGAACCTATGAGTGGCAGGTTCAGGTAATATATCTGACGGACCAGGGGAATATAATCCCTCTGAGTCCTTTCAGTGAGCCCAGAACTTTTCACTGGGATTGA
- a CDS encoding WecB/TagA/CpsF family glycosyltransferase, producing the protein MKRDRIYITGLPVDNLTSEEALTALEGFILEGFPPRLVVTLNPEMAVLASRDQEFRKIILSASLVLPDGVGIILASRVLGTPLKERVTGVDTVERFAAMASKKGYRPFFLGASPGVAQKAASVLAEKYPGFKVAGVYPGSPSPSEEEIILELIKKASPDALFVAYGSPAQEKWLARNLPFLNVPFAMGVGGAFDFIAGVVPRAPKVIRRAGFEWLFRLIVQPWRWKRQLALPVFCFLVLKEKLSL; encoded by the coding sequence ATGAAAAGAGACAGGATTTATATAACCGGCCTTCCCGTGGATAATTTGACTTCCGAAGAAGCCCTCACGGCCCTGGAAGGTTTCATCCTCGAGGGCTTTCCTCCCCGTCTGGTTGTTACTCTGAACCCGGAAATGGCAGTTCTGGCCTCCCGAGATCAGGAATTCCGAAAGATTATCCTTTCGGCCTCTCTGGTATTACCCGATGGAGTAGGAATCATTCTGGCCTCCCGCGTCCTGGGCACTCCTCTAAAAGAAAGGGTAACAGGAGTTGATACAGTGGAAAGGTTCGCCGCTATGGCTTCTAAAAAGGGTTACAGGCCCTTTTTCCTGGGAGCAAGCCCGGGAGTAGCTCAAAAAGCGGCATCAGTTCTGGCCGAAAAATACCCAGGATTTAAAGTTGCAGGAGTTTATCCAGGTTCCCCTTCCCCTTCAGAGGAAGAGATTATTTTAGAACTAATCAAAAAAGCCTCGCCCGATGCCCTCTTCGTGGCTTACGGCTCCCCGGCTCAGGAAAAATGGCTCGCACGCAACCTCCCATTTCTCAACGTCCCTTTTGCCATGGGGGTCGGAGGAGCCTTTGACTTTATAGCCGGTGTGGTCCCCAGAGCTCCCAAGGTAATACGCCGGGCAGGATTTGAATGGCTTTTTAGGCTCATTGTTCAGCCCTGGAGATGGAAAAGGCAGCTGGCCCTGCCCGTGTTTTGCTTTCTTGTCCTGAAAGAAAAGCTCAGCCTGTAA